The genomic DNA CAACTGATCAGTAGATATTTTGGTGCAATGTTAGATGGACACCAGTAAGATAGCAGCGTTCCTCATAGGAAAAggttctactccgtacattaCCATACATTTCGTACCATATTACCTTGGAGTAGCGGAAGTTATGGAGTAGATGTCGGAAAATAATATGACACCGACTTGGACATAAGAATGATGACGATATTATAAGGTCCTATCCCGTATCGGAAAGGCAATTAACACATGAAGAGAGAAACCCGAATAACGGATCTGAAGCTTCAGCCATGATTATCCCGCTGCAAACAGACATGATTACTCAGTCCTTACCTTCCTTTAGCTGCATCATGTCGTTGAATACCAACCTTAACCACCTAACGTATGCATGACATGTATTGACAGCCAAAATCTCGCTTCGTAACATGGCTGTAATCATTGAATTTAGTGCAAGTTTACCCCAGCTTGGCATTTTAAGGACCTGCCACTTTTGGAGACATGGCCTTGAGTCTAATTACGCTATATCTAAACAGGAATGGGCCTGTTCTCAAACCCGGGGAAACAAGGGCGAGTCAGTACGACGCAAAGGCTGACCGGATGTTGTTCCAATTTTTCGCCTAGCGAGGCACTGTATTCAAGGTGTCTGGGAGACTACTCAGACCATTTCTCGACTTGTTGCCCGAGCTTGATTATTACGACTAAGCCTAATTGTGGTGCCTGAGGTCCGCTGTGCTTATTTGTTATCAATAAGGATCCATAATGTTGCCTTCAGAGATCTGAGTGGCCAGTGCATATGATAAGATAGTTCTCCATAACAGATAGCTTAACACTATGAATTCACAAATCAGGAATTAGTCACTTAAGTCAGGATTGCAGCCTGCCTCGCTAGAGCACCTGTCCAGGACTACTTTATAGCTCTCTTCCAGTCCTCCAGGGTCCATATTCATCTAGGACGAATGCAGTTAACACTTGGGTTCAAGAAAGCTTTAGTATCTGAGgccccttttttttttttttttttttttaaaaacCCCTTACGGATTCTTCAAGGAGTACTTCACGATAACTCTCTTTTCTAGAGATCCCACATTTTGTACCATTATTTATTATCAACTCGTACGTTGATGAGAAGTGCAGTGCATTAAATTTTCCAGGTATTATTCGACATATTAAGGTCGAATGATCCATGGGGGCCAAAATCAGACTTTAGCCAGTTACCATTTCGATTGGCTAGGTTCAGCTGTATGTCTCAGATCAGACAAAGCGGCGTTGCCGGATTAGCCACAAGCCCACAACCCAAGGGCCCCTTCATTCAACTCTGTCGGTCATTCCCGTCCTCAAAGTTTTTAAGAAATTTAAAAAAAGGGGTTGGTAAGATGCGAAGGCGGTCGTTGGTCAATTATGGTCATAATCACAACATGACGGAGCACAGTACTGAGCTTACATGGATCCACGACATTTTGAATGGACTACTCCTCAGCAGTGTGGACATAGAAAGCAAATTGACACCGCCATGGAAGCCCGATTACCAGTTGATTATTGCCTGTTGCAGTAAATTTCTAGAATATATGCCTGCTCATCTTCCTACCCCTCCTCACACAGGCTTTCTGCAACCTGTAGTCTACTAAGTTGCTGCTCGGCTGCAATTCACTTTCTTCTTATCTACCTCATTGTACACTGATCCCTATGATTCGATATCAGGTAGTTTACGTAACAATTGTGGTGGTCTTCCAAGGGAAACCAAGTCGCTTCGTAGAATAAGCCTGCCTGAAATGTGTCATCCATTCGCTGCTAGTTAAACGTCTCGAGTCCCAAGTCTccgagtactccgtatagtgGATTGTGGCCTGTGACCGAACGGTACTATCACAAGCAAAATTGTTCAGTAAGTTCAGCGAGCCTAGGAACCTTCGCTGAAGAGGGGCATTTAAACTTTGACCTATTGCCCCCTTTCATAACATTAGCTGCAGCCATCACTGTCTGCATTATCCAAATTCGGGCTAACCTCGTGCCAGAGGATGGTTGCACAACTTGCTTATTGAACCAATCATACATGTAATCCAATTAATCTAAAATCAGGCAGTCTCGGGCTGGGTCGAGATATGTCTCCTATCTTTCTAACAAACcttcgtacggagtacacgATTGATTGACTGAGGGAGATGGAAAGTCAcggtactccgtacagcgGGTATTTCGCCTACACGAGGCTCGGTACGAGGTACTAGTCTCATGATGCCCATCTGGCCTATTGTACTACTTAGCCGATTTCTTAGCTCAGTGGAACTGAGGTGAAACCGTGAAACTTTCCGAGGATCTGCATGATTTTCTTTAGTCTCATGCTAAGGAACTCAACGCGGCTCGGTTGCCATCTCCTGTCAACAACGGCGGCAGTCGAAGGAATGGCCCactgagctgctgctggtctgtCAAAATCACTCATGTgctctcctcttccctgtGTTTCAAAGGTCCAGTCCAGGCATGCTATGATCTCGGTCAAGACTCACTGCCTACTTCTCATTGCCCCTGTGTGACAGCGGACTGCTGTCAATGATCCCAAGGGCCCCGCAAACGTCAAACAAGTCGTTACAGCATGGCCGCAAGCAGCCGGTACACTCTCAAAATCATGTCCGAGCCCGATTCTTCGCAAACAGCCTTTTCCAATTCCTTATGATTTAATGATCGTTCTACTCATCCCATTTATCATTGGCAATACCCGAAACGTCTACAGACCCTGATTGTTTCCCGTCCTTAATCTAGCGAAGAGAAAGTCCCGCTTGGGATGCCGGCTCTCAGACGGGATGTCTCAAAACCGTCGAGAGCGAATGCCGGATTTAGCTGGGACTTCGGTCTACCGGACTTCGACTTCATGAAAGCCTTGATTTTCGTTCATCAACTCGGGTTCGAGGACAACAGATTGTCTCTTTCCAAACCATTGAACGGACGAAAAGAAGTAGTGAATTAAGTCGGCCCTTGGGTTGTGAATTTGATTCCTCGATGCTCAAACAATAAATCATCCTATCTCGTAATCACAACCTAATCGCAAGGTCCTTTGCTAGACTTGGTTCAGGAGGAGCTTTTCTGGGTGTCTTAAACGAGGCAGCGAGAAGAGCATACAGCCTTCAACAGGGACACTCTCTGAATCAACCTTCTACCATCTATTTGGAACTGAAATGTTCCAAATCACGGTGttcacctcctccttcccacAAAAGTGGCTTCGAGAGCTGACTTTATGGCTTTGACCTTAGCACCATTATCATTCTAATCCTAGAACGTGTAGAAAATTCGTCCATTTTCAGTCACTTCACGTTGAACCTTCCAAGGCGTAAGAAACGTATTAGTGCTCTGCAGTGGCTTTTCTTTTGACCCTCTAGAAGACGCGTCTTACACATTTCCCTATCTCTCCTCAGAAGTTGCTTCCGTAACCTCTTCGCTGATATATACACCCACGCTCCCCAACTGCTGATCAAATACCTTGGCATCAAGTCAAGGTCAATCTGTCGGACCATGGAACATGCGATAAAATGGCAAACATAGTGGGAAGCGACAGAAGAAGTGAAAATATATACATATagacatggaagaagacgaaaagaGTCCCCGCGAGTCGTGTACGAGATCAGCCAGACGGCCGCCTTAAGGTCTTGCAGAAAGAGAATAACTTCCGACGCGGATAGACTGTGCAATTGAGGTCACTCAGACAAGAACACGTTCAATAGcgaaaggaggagaaagatgaAGTAcagggatatcatcaaagtcatAGCAAAGAGAATTATGGTAGTCGAGCGAGGCGAAAAGAAAAGACTTCGTTCACGTCGTTGGCATCATGGTCCAGGTTGCTGCATCGCAGTTCACTTCCTCGAAGCTATGCAGCATGCTGAAGCCCATTCCAGACAGGCAATCGAAATTGCTGTCGCCATCAACCTGGAAAGATAATGAGTTAACATACTGCAGATCGAGATGCAAACCTAACCCGTGAGCCGGGGGAGTGAACGGAATGATTGGAACGCTGGATAAAGGGGATTTGAACTTACGCAGTCAATGACAACAGCCTCTGCGCCTTGTCTCCGAATTTGTTTGATGCCCAGTAATACGAGCCCCTGCATCACCGTAGCATACTCGCCAACAGACGGAGAAATTACTGGAGACGATATGCCTCCGCTCGACGGTTGTGTGGCTTTCAGCACAGGCATGTGCTCTGCCAATGACGACCGTCCGTTGTATATCACCACGGTACCCAGAATTGCTCCATCGCTCGGCCGCGTGGCCCGTATTATGCCACAGTTTGGTGCTCCTCCCAAAGCGATCTTGTATATATCAATAAGTCCTTGTCGAGAATTCGtcttgatgtgatcaagGATAGGCTCCGCGTAATCCCACCCATGAACAAGATCGTAGGAGACGTCGGCATTTTTCAACCCCTGTATGAGGCCATCAGGCGGCGTCCATGTTGGAAGATTCCGCAGCACCACACTGCAAACCGGCCGCGAAAGGGCAGTGTTCCAGCCAAGGTTGGCAAACCACTGGCGTAACCTCTTACGCTCCACTGGATTCGAAGACGGAATGCCTAAGTATATGCCTGGGAGTCGAGAACCTAGCTGAAACCTCCTCATTCCCTTTCGCTGAAGAAGTGTTCGGATTGCGCGGTTGTGCAGTGAGTTCCCGATAGATAATTTCCGTCTTGCAGGATCAACAATCAAAGATCCAATAACGCCTGTGCCCGTCGACCTAAAGAAATAAGTCGAGCAGAATCCGTACAAAGCCTGCGTACTGCTGTTTCGTACAACAAAGTGCGcctcatcaatctcttcgCTTCGTAATAAAAAGCTGCTGGATGTCACACCTAGCAGCTCAGAACGCTGACCCTGCGCGCAATCCGCTCTGACTGCATCCAGTAAAGTATCCAAGGACTGGGCATCTCTCTCTTCATTCCAGTTTTCTACAAGCCAGTGCTGCCGCGCTTGatggagcttctggctgCGGCTGATAGAACCCGGCAATGAGCCTTTTGGTGTCAATTCTCCGTAGAGAACTTTGACCAACGCCTCCAAAGCGGTCTCTGTGAAATCGTAAGTGCAGACATAGGTACCAATGGACGTATCCATGGCAAAATCATATGGGGAACTAGCGGCGATGACGATCATAGGCTTCTCTCGCGGCTCGCCCGATGGAGAAAACTGAGACCTACAGATTAGAGAGACATGTTTCGTGAAGCCATGCTGGTACAAGTTCCTGTTTGCATCGGCAGTGACGACAATGACGGCACTAGCCCGATCTATTAAATTCTCGTGGATTGGTCGGACGCCATTGGCCGTGTAAGATGTATGTAGAACACGACCACTTCTTTGACGTGAGAGAGAACGACCCAGTTCCTTGAAAACACTCTCACCGCTCAGCACAGAGGCGGTTCTATCTGAAGCAATCGGGTCGATAGAAAGATTCATGTGCTCCGTCACCGAACGAGAGACTGCAGATGCGGGCAGTGGCTTGACAAGCGGAGTCAAAAGTAGCAATTCCTCATTAGGCTCAATGATGTTGGACAGCGGAAGCAAATTCTGCTTATCACGTACAACTGAAATAGAGTTGTTGTATGCCCTTTTGGAGAGGCTGGTATGAGATGGTTGCATCTGCATTAGAGATGGCAGCCCCGGAGGGTTCAGGGCTTGGTCCCAAGAGGTGCATTTCGCCTTCATTTTCAAAACCCGGCGCAAAGATTGCTCTATGCGAGCCCGACCAATGATGCCGTTCTCCACCCCGAGCTTCAAACCATTGATCGCCTCCTGTTGCACCGGAAAGGATCTACACAAGAGGATTATATCACAGCCCGCATTCTTCGCCATCACTGTTCCGCCGCCGACACCGATATTATGAGTGAGAGCCTCCATCTCCAAGCACTCAGAAACCACCACACCATTGAATTTCAAATCTTTCCGCAGCAAGTCATCAACAACCTGCTCACTCAAACAAGCATGCATGACGTTCACACCGGCAGACGACATTGAGACACCTCCCACCATCATCGAATCTAAACCGTGGACTATGGCATTGCGGAATGGGACCAGCGCTGTTAAGCTGAGCTGCTCCAGCGactcggtgatgatgggaaCGTCTGTTTGAGACCCAAGAAATTCGAGGTTACCATAGGACGGAAAGTGTTTGCCACATGTCACCAATCCTGCTTTTTTGTAGCCTTTCATAAACTCAACGCCATATTGCGACACCTCCTGGGGATCATCGCCGGTAGTGCGAACCCCCAGCGGCTGGGTTCGTACGTTAGTCAAAACGTCTAGTACAGGGCCAAGGATCCAGTTGACCCCTACGGCTTTCAGCTCTTGGGCTGTAGCATATGCGACATCATGAGCCAGTGACTTTGAGCCAGTTGCTGCGATTCCCATTGCGCTGGGGAACTGTCGAATGTAGATTTCATCGTACAGGCTATTCACACCGCCATTTTCCTGGTCCAAGGCAATAAGTAAAGGCACAGGATGGCCAGCATCTCGGGCGATTGTTTGTAACTCAAGCACCAGTCGCGTTGcctcttctgcagctgctcgcGATTCGTTTTGTTAGCAAAGGGAAGGTTGAATGTCTTTGATAATTGGTTAATAAAGAGGTGCttgaagggaagaggagaatgatCGATGTGACAATACATTTTAAGTTCTTGGCTGTCAACAGAACTGAGCCCAGATGGTAATTCTCGATAAGAGAGCGAATTTGGGGATTGACTGACGTCCCATCGAagcccatcatgaagagCTGCCCCATCTGTCTGGAAACAGGACGCGAAGGGGAAGACCAAAGAGTCAGCCATTATTCAGTCGTCAAGCGAACTGTACGGACAGAGAAGTAAAGCCGAAGACCCGGAAAAAACGTAATAGATTATGCTTGATGGACCGAATGCAGACCATGGAATACAGTGAAGACGAAAAACAATACACAAGTGGCTAAGACGTTAAATTCCTACCTGTCTAGATCCTCCCAGCCAGGGGGCAGCGTATCCTCTTTTGGGGCCATCAGGGCCCTGGACTGAGGAATGCAAGTGCAAAACTGAAGGGAGTGGAGAGTAAGGGGACCTGTCAAAGGATTTCAGAGTGTTGTGGATGATGGAAATGAGCGTGGTGTTGTGGCACGATAACCGCAAACGTCGACGTAAGCCGAACTGGGAGTAACCAGATACGGCAATTGAATTAAGCTCCTGATGCTGAAATCTAACTGGCTGGTCCCAAAGGTACTCGTGTGAGTGAGTACTAAGTAATGTCAGGTAAGCTATCTTGGTAGTAGCTCACATTCCCAGCTTCGAAGCACTTTAGCTACCTCACCTAGGTAGCTAGGACGGTCGATAAGGTAAACAATTATTGATTATGATCAGCGCGCTCGGTACTCCGTCGGCTTAATGCAAGTCAGAAAATGGAGATGGCCTAGCAGAGAAGACGACCGGGATgggggatggggatggggCACTCGACGTGAATGTCTCTAATGTTACCAGTGAACTGCACTATTAGTACAGCATTGCCTGACAGTGGCATTGGCAAAGAACTGTCTTCGGTCTCCTACTGTAGAAAAGTGTCgggggaaggagagaaacCATTGATGGCCCATTGTTTTCCCTCGATCACTCGTGTCAGGGAGGCTCTATGACTAAGGATGACTATCACGTGACAACTGAAGCTCGACCTACCTTCTGCCGCCTCCGCACACTGTACTTGTACAAAATTGTACAGTCATCAGAAACAGTAATTTCATGTTGTAATATACATTACCTATTCTTTACAGTACATAACAGAACAAATGTATTTGTAATTTTAGCCTGTTACAGCCAAGCCCGACTTTTGTGAATGAAACTGTATGCAACGCCACAGCCAGACTGCATACTAGGGTTGCACTCTTCCCCGGGTTTCTGTCCGATGCCGAATGCAACAGCGGAGTCATTCGTTAAAAGTGAAGAACGCCTAATACTTATCAGTAGGAACTTAATATGGCTAGTTTTCTGCCACTTTCCTATCAGAATATCCCTTTCGGATCAAGTTTACTATGATGCCCATCAAGGTCAACTGTTCCGTCTGCCACCTCTTTTTGTAACGTCAGGTCGATTGCCAGCCAGATGGAACCTTTTTGTCCAACCTACTTCACCTTTAAGTTGCTTCTTATTGATAACTAACAGTATTCACATTTCTCCATTCGCCTCCCCGATTGGTCGCGCCTTGACATCACCTCGATGGATGGTGGTGCGTCATCTGCAGCAGTTGAACCATGGACTCTTTCTTGTACAGTACAGAGCAAACGGGCGCTGAATATTTAAATGGAAGCTCAGCAATAATGGAAGCTTTGCTACCATGGCCATGTTTAGCGGGCAAGTATTATGAATTCAGGGcgaggaaaaagaaacaatCATACGTTGTAGTATTGCGAGTTGcgcggaagaagaggaagtaCCTAGTAGTAATCATCCATGCAATACAATATATCGAATTCTTTTGGTGTGAGAGGTATCATCCTGTCATACTCCACAAGCCGATCCAGATTGACAGGCTGAGTTGCAACAGATCCATAGACTGAAATCCTTCGTAGCA from Aspergillus fumigatus Af293 chromosome 8, whole genome shotgun sequence includes the following:
- a CDS encoding putative beta-N-acetylglucosaminidase — encoded protein: MAPKEDTLPPGWEDLDRQMGQLFMMGFDGTSVNPQIRSLIENYHLGSVLLTAKNLKSAEEATRLVLELQTIARDAGHPVPLLIALDQENGGVNSLYDEIYIRQFPSAMGIAATGSKSLAHDVAYATAQELKAVGVNWILGPVLDVLTNVRTQPLGVRTTGDDPQEVSQYGVEFMKGYKKAGLVTCGKHFPSYGNLEFLGSQTDVPIITESLEQLSLTALVPFRNAIVHGLDSMMVGGVSMSSAGVNVMHACLSEQVVDDLLRKDLKFNGVVVSECLEMEALTHNIGVGGGTVMAKNAGCDIILLCRSFPVQQEAINGLKLGVENGIIGRARIEQSLRRVLKMKAKCTSWDQALNPPGLPSLMQMQPSHTSLSKRAYNNSISVVRDKQNLLPLSNIIEPNEELLLLTPLVKPLPASAVSRSVTEHMNLSIDPIASDRTASVLSGESVFKELGRSLSRQRSGRVLHTSYTANGVRPIHENLIDRASAVIVVTADANRNLYQHGFTKHVSLICRSQFSPSGEPREKPMIVIAASSPYDFAMDTSIGTYVCTYDFTETALEALVKVLYGELTPKGSLPGSISRSQKLHQARQHWLVENWNEERDAQSLDTLLDAVRADCAQGQRSELLGVTSSSFLLRSEEIDEAHFVVRNSSTQALYGFCSTYFFRSTGTGVIGSLIVDPARRKLSIGNSLHNRAIRTLLQRKGMRRFQLGSRLPGIYLGIPSSNPVERKRLRQWFANLGWNTALSRPVCSVVLRNLPTWTPPDGLIQGLKNADVSYDLVHGWDYAEPILDHIKTNSRQGLIDIYKIALGGAPNCGIIRATRPSDGAILGTVVIYNGRSSLAEHMPVLKATQPSSGGISSPVISPSVGEYATVMQGLVLLGIKQIRRQGAEAVVIDCVDGDSNFDCLSGMGFSMLHSFEEVNCDAATWTMMPTT